In Arcobacter ellisii, a genomic segment contains:
- a CDS encoding P-loop NTPase fold protein, translating into MSNEHISQFLDYYIKLPNPQYAVLLKGKWGSGKTHFINKYKDKLKENKQRYIYVSLYGVKNYDEIETKFLQSSNPEIFNEKSIFAGKLANAFINENIKKSLGQIKKSLSSLNAKGNILIFDDLERCSINIVDLLGYINNFVEHQSYKVMLIANEEELEKTEKYTLIKEKLIGKTFEFISDALSAYDSFLTELENTNNIKENILEKEKSNILELFEKLESKNLRALRQTLLDFERFYDEVLVNHQSKEELIKDILYWFFLFSFEIRQGNNHILDLPKLSEEYHSLTYNKKEDEAEKTKYKSFLNKYNLNDNSNVIISFDLWKEILLNSNIQKDEIDLSLRNSKYYFDENTPSWQKLTNWYNLGDDEFEELLKDVYKRFCDNEYKDYKHFKLVASMLLFFQEEKLFIIDFEELFTLIKKNFKSLFDEGSFDFKNIFLIRKEFMGNNYENIQYFKSDSFKEFEKYIDEFLKVQEILDLKNNSKLIVDAIKEKNSKKFFELLEGKNDIRIFDYKDKPILSQINIDDLFNSFMKTNGVTMHCFGGIIKDRYNFWIKELLCEETFLRELLEKIDNHLKSNEVKVSTYNLEKEVKSNLIIALERIEKNKEIIK; encoded by the coding sequence ATGTCAAATGAACATATATCACAATTTTTAGATTATTATATAAAACTTCCAAATCCACAATATGCAGTTTTATTAAAAGGAAAATGGGGAAGTGGAAAAACTCATTTTATAAATAAATATAAAGATAAATTAAAAGAGAATAAACAAAGATATATTTATGTAAGTTTATATGGTGTAAAAAATTATGATGAAATTGAAACAAAATTTTTACAATCATCTAATCCTGAGATATTTAATGAAAAAAGTATTTTTGCTGGAAAATTAGCAAATGCTTTTATAAATGAAAATATCAAAAAATCCTTAGGTCAAATAAAAAAATCTCTTTCATCTTTAAATGCAAAAGGAAATATTCTAATATTTGATGATTTAGAAAGATGTAGTATAAATATTGTTGATTTATTAGGGTATATCAATAATTTTGTAGAACATCAATCTTATAAAGTAATGTTAATTGCAAATGAAGAAGAACTTGAAAAAACAGAAAAATATACACTAATAAAAGAAAAGCTTATTGGAAAAACTTTTGAGTTTATTTCAGATGCACTTTCTGCTTATGACAGTTTTTTAACCGAATTAGAAAATACAAATAATATAAAAGAGAATATTTTAGAAAAAGAAAAATCAAATATATTAGAACTTTTTGAAAAATTAGAATCTAAAAATCTAAGAGCTTTAAGACAAACTTTACTTGATTTTGAAAGATTTTATGATGAAGTATTAGTAAATCATCAATCAAAAGAAGAATTGATAAAAGATATTTTATATTGGTTTTTTCTATTTTCATTTGAAATTAGACAAGGTAATAATCATATTTTAGATTTACCTAAATTGAGTGAAGAATATCATTCATTAACTTATAATAAAAAAGAAGATGAAGCAGAAAAAACAAAATATAAATCCTTTTTAAATAAATATAACCTTAATGATAATTCAAATGTAATTATTTCTTTTGATTTATGGAAAGAGATATTATTAAATTCAAATATTCAAAAAGATGAGATAGATTTATCTTTAAGAAATAGTAAATACTATTTTGATGAAAATACTCCATCATGGCAAAAATTAACAAATTGGTATAATTTAGGAGATGATGAGTTTGAAGAGTTACTAAAAGATGTCTATAAAAGATTTTGTGATAATGAATATAAAGACTATAAACATTTTAAATTAGTTGCTTCAATGTTATTGTTTTTTCAAGAAGAAAAGTTATTTATAATAGACTTTGAAGAACTTTTTACTTTGATTAAAAAGAATTTTAAGTCATTATTTGATGAAGGTAGTTTTGATTTTAAAAATATTTTTCTCATTAGAAAAGAATTTATGGGAAATAATTATGAGAATATACAATATTTTAAAAGTGATTCCTTTAAAGAATTTGAAAAGTATATTGATGAGTTTTTGAAAGTGCAAGAGATTTTAGATTTGAAAAATAATTCAAAGCTAATTGTTGATGCGATAAAAGAAAAAAATTCAAAAAAGTTTTTTGAGTTATTAGAAGGGAAAAATGATATAAGAATATTTGATTATAAAGATAAACCCATATTGAGTCAAATAAATATTGATGATTTATTTAATTCATTTATGAAAACGAATGGTGTAACCATGCATTGTTTTGGCGGTATTATAAAAGATAGATATAATTTTTGGATAAAAGAGTTGTTATGTGAAGAAACTTTTTTAAGAGAATTGTTGGAAAAAATTGATAATCATTTAAAAAGTAATGAAGTTAAAGTGAGTACTTACAATTTAGAAAAAGAAGTTAAATCAAATCTTATAATTGCATTAGAAAGAATTGAAAAAAATAAAGAGATAATTAAATAA
- a CDS encoding type II toxin-antitoxin system HipA family toxin: MSDFLTVKVNSKTSGVLSFEENEYIFSYKTEDKKDFISLTMPVRAKSWNSKNLHPLFEMHLPEGYLLSIIKKHFSKFTKTDDFGLLKLMSPSIKGRVSYEQDLKVELKPLVLDDLLHSSNEKLFDELVSRFALNSPISGVQPKVLAQIENKATLKLEDYIVKSWGEDYPELALNEYLCMRVVQKANICVPEFYLSQDRKLFIMKRFDIKEDNTYLGFEDMCVLFGKNRNDKYEGTYEQIAKTIKTFVSPKYKKESLENFFKMIVINFLLKNGDAHLKNFGLIYDDILNIKLAPAYDVVTTTVYIKNDIPALHLLGSKKWWKEKQLLRFGIEFCDLTAKEVKELYTICINAKDEIIEEAKTYKKDEYLSEFIDNLIEKWS, translated from the coding sequence ATGAGTGATTTTTTAACTGTAAAGGTTAATTCTAAAACATCTGGTGTTTTATCATTTGAAGAAAATGAGTATATTTTTTCTTATAAAACAGAAGATAAAAAGGATTTTATATCTCTTACTATGCCAGTTCGAGCTAAATCTTGGAATAGTAAAAATCTTCATCCTTTATTTGAAATGCACTTACCTGAGGGTTATTTATTATCTATCATCAAAAAACACTTTTCAAAGTTCACAAAGACTGATGATTTTGGTTTATTAAAACTTATGTCACCAAGTATAAAAGGAAGAGTCTCTTATGAACAAGATTTAAAAGTAGAGTTGAAACCTCTTGTTTTAGATGATTTACTTCATTCGTCAAATGAAAAATTATTTGATGAACTGGTATCTAGGTTTGCTTTAAATTCACCAATTTCAGGAGTTCAACCAAAGGTTTTAGCTCAAATAGAAAACAAAGCTACTTTAAAACTTGAAGATTATATTGTAAAATCTTGGGGAGAAGATTACCCAGAACTTGCACTTAATGAATACTTGTGTATGAGAGTAGTTCAAAAGGCAAATATTTGTGTTCCTGAGTTTTATTTATCACAAGATAGAAAACTTTTTATTATGAAAAGATTTGATATAAAAGAAGACAATACTTATTTAGGTTTTGAAGATATGTGCGTACTTTTTGGAAAAAATCGTAATGATAAATACGAAGGAACTTATGAGCAAATAGCCAAAACAATAAAAACTTTTGTATCGCCAAAATATAAAAAAGAGTCTTTAGAAAACTTTTTTAAAATGATAGTTATAAATTTTTTATTAAAAAATGGAGATGCCCATCTTAAAAACTTTGGATTGATTTATGATGATATTTTAAATATCAAATTAGCTCCTGCTTATGATGTGGTAACCACAACGGTGTATATTAAAAATGATATTCCAGCACTTCATCTTTTAGGAAGTAAAAAATGGTGGAAAGAAAAACAGCTTTTAAGATTTGGTATAGAATTTTGTGATTTAACAGCAAAAGAGGTTAAAGAGCTTTATACAATATGTATAAATGCAAAAGATGAGATTATTGAAGAAGCAAAAACATATAAAAAAGATGAATATTTATCAGAATTTATTGATAATTTGATTGAAAAATGGTCATAA
- the dapE gene encoding succinyl-diaminopimelate desuccinylase, which produces MTIIELFQKLLRFKSLTPNDDGAFDFIEEYLGTEWTCIKVDMEGVKNRFYYKKFNENPQHLCFAGHIDVVPTGEGWAVDPFAADVVDGVITARGAQDMKSGDAAFLYACKNAKNFDGTLSILLTSDEEGEGTYGTIKMLEHLKEINMIPNYAVVAEPTCEVVFGDAIKVGRRGSINGYLTIQGKQGHAAYPEKGINPVHQIAPLLEKIAGYDLDNGDEYFAPSKLVITDIRAGMQVTNVTPNKLDLMFNVRNSTNTKKEDVEAYIEKIFGHLNYTLRTTQGSYPFVTNKESKVVKAMETSIKEVLGITTKHSTAGGTSDARYFGAFGIEAIEFGVINDTIHSVGERTTVKEVEGLTAVFEDLIKNF; this is translated from the coding sequence ATGACTATTATAGAATTATTTCAAAAATTATTAAGATTCAAATCACTAACTCCAAATGATGATGGAGCATTTGATTTTATAGAAGAGTATTTAGGGACAGAGTGGACTTGTATAAAAGTTGATATGGAGGGTGTAAAAAATAGATTTTATTATAAAAAATTCAACGAAAACCCGCAACACCTTTGTTTTGCAGGTCACATTGATGTAGTTCCAACGGGAGAAGGTTGGGCGGTTGATCCATTTGCAGCTGATGTAGTTGATGGAGTAATAACTGCAAGAGGTGCGCAAGATATGAAAAGTGGAGATGCTGCTTTTTTATATGCTTGTAAAAATGCCAAAAATTTCGATGGAACATTATCAATTCTTCTGACATCAGATGAAGAGGGTGAGGGAACTTACGGAACTATCAAAATGCTTGAACACCTAAAAGAGATTAATATGATTCCAAACTACGCAGTTGTAGCAGAGCCAACTTGTGAAGTTGTGTTTGGTGATGCTATAAAAGTAGGTCGAAGAGGAAGCATAAATGGATATTTAACAATCCAAGGAAAACAAGGACACGCAGCCTATCCAGAAAAAGGAATAAATCCAGTTCATCAAATAGCTCCACTTTTGGAAAAAATTGCAGGATATGATTTGGACAATGGAGATGAATATTTTGCTCCAAGTAAATTGGTAATCACAGATATAAGAGCAGGAATGCAAGTAACAAATGTAACGCCAAATAAACTTGATTTGATGTTTAATGTAAGAAATTCAACAAACACAAAAAAAGAGGATGTAGAAGCCTATATAGAAAAAATCTTTGGGCATTTAAACTACACTTTACGAACAACTCAAGGTTCATATCCATTTGTAACAAACAAAGAATCAAAGGTTGTTAAAGCCATGGAAACTTCAATAAAAGAAGTTTTAGGAATAACAACAAAACACAGCACAGCTGGTGGAACAAGTGATGCCAGATATTTTGGAGCATTTGGAATAGAGGCTATCGAGTTTGGAGTTATAAATGATACTATTCATAGTGTTGGTGAGAGAACAACTGTTAAAGAAGTTGAGGGATTGACTGCTGTATTTGAGGATTTGATTAAAAACTTTTAA
- a CDS encoding helix-turn-helix domain-containing protein: MDLKELGLQIKKYRKENSISQSKICDDLKISRATLSSLENGRGVDVGIKKVMQILDYLGYEFCIKQKSLFPTLEDLRNE, encoded by the coding sequence ATGGATTTAAAAGAACTAGGCTTACAAATAAAAAAATATAGAAAAGAAAATTCTATATCTCAATCAAAGATTTGTGATGATTTAAAAATCTCACGAGCTACACTTTCTTCACTAGAAAATGGAAGAGGTGTAGATGTAGGGATAAAAAAAGTCATGCAAATACTCGATTATTTGGGTTATGAATTTTGTATCAAACAAAAAAGTTTATTTCCTACTTTGGAGGATTTGAGAAATGAGTGA